A single window of Streptomyces aquilus DNA harbors:
- a CDS encoding ROK family transcriptional regulator, giving the protein MRPTGPTPRAETFPVNTPAAAQVFTTVLTQGPLARLEVARRVGLSPAAVTKAVRPLIEAGYLVEDVAEESRPALGRPAHLVRVDGGRALFAGVKVTGGEVIGVLTDLCCRIRVARHLPLPDRAPKAVLASIAELVHDLLAAADGLRAPVLGLGVAVSGDVDRAEGTVRYSPFLDWRDVPLAELATTTTGLPVTVDNDVRALTVAEQWFGAGAGLSDFAVVTVGAGIGCGLVVHGRVVAGAHGVAGEIGHVTVDPAGPRCHCGNHGCVEAIAGEAAIARQIQEATGVELVDAAQALTMAREGVPGAREVYARAGEAIGRGIATVANLLGPERVIISGEGLAAYDLFAEHIRAAFTAAAFGSAAECDVQTRPLPFEEWARGAAATAIQSFVRADT; this is encoded by the coding sequence CGCCCGGCTGGAGGTGGCCCGCCGCGTCGGTCTCTCCCCGGCCGCCGTCACCAAGGCGGTCCGGCCCCTGATCGAGGCCGGTTACCTGGTGGAGGACGTGGCCGAGGAGTCCCGTCCGGCGCTCGGGCGGCCCGCCCATCTGGTCCGGGTGGACGGCGGCCGGGCCCTGTTCGCCGGCGTCAAGGTGACCGGCGGCGAGGTCATCGGCGTCCTCACCGACCTGTGCTGCCGTATCCGCGTGGCCCGGCACCTGCCGCTGCCCGACCGCGCCCCGAAGGCGGTCCTGGCGTCGATCGCAGAGCTGGTGCACGACCTCCTCGCGGCGGCGGACGGACTCCGGGCCCCCGTCCTGGGCCTCGGCGTCGCCGTCTCCGGGGACGTGGACCGCGCCGAAGGCACCGTGCGCTACTCGCCGTTCCTCGACTGGCGGGACGTACCCCTCGCCGAACTCGCCACGACGACCACGGGGTTGCCCGTCACCGTCGACAACGACGTACGCGCCCTGACCGTCGCCGAGCAGTGGTTCGGCGCCGGCGCCGGACTGTCCGACTTCGCCGTGGTGACCGTCGGCGCCGGCATCGGCTGCGGTCTCGTCGTCCACGGCCGGGTGGTCGCCGGGGCGCACGGCGTGGCCGGGGAGATCGGCCATGTCACCGTCGACCCGGCCGGCCCGCGCTGCCACTGCGGCAACCACGGCTGTGTCGAGGCGATCGCGGGGGAGGCCGCCATCGCCCGGCAGATCCAGGAGGCCACCGGCGTCGAACTCGTCGACGCCGCCCAGGCCTTGACCATGGCCCGCGAAGGCGTCCCCGGGGCGCGGGAGGTGTACGCGCGCGCCGGGGAGGCGATCGGCCGCGGCATCGCCACCGTGGCCAACCTCCTCGGTCCCGAGCGCGTGATCATCTCCGGCGAGGGGCTGGCCGCCTACGACCTGTTCGCCGAGCACATCCGCGCCGCCTTCACCGCGGCCGCCTTCGGCTCCGCCGCCGAATGCGACGTCCAAACCCGCCCGCTCCCCTTCGAGGAGTGGGCCCGCGGGGCCGCGGCCACCGCGATCCAGTCCTTCGTCCGAGCCGACACATAA